The Neodiprion lecontei isolate iyNeoLeco1 chromosome 6, iyNeoLeco1.1, whole genome shotgun sequence sequence ATATACCAGTACACCAGcaatcgtaaaaaaataaatacacgaTTCATAAAATGCAGCATCCTAGTAAATTTATAAGAGCTGCCTTAAACAATTGCTCCTTATCAAAATGTTGTCAGCGTGATAATTTAAAATCACTGGATATGGAGAAATAGAGATTCTTTTGCTGTTTTTCTCCAACTAACTTGCATTTATATTCAgtatttaattatacaataGCATTATGCATCATGCGTATGTAAATGCAACAGACTGTCAGATGAGATAGGATCACAGAAGAGACATAGAatagttattgattattttaGCAATAGTGTTGTGAAGCATTCGGAACAAATACCAGTGAAACAATTGCTTGATTGAAACAGGATTTGATTTCCACGGTCAAAATTGTATGGATAAATAAACTatcaagtttgaaaatcaattttattcttctgatttttggtagagcaatgaaatttatataatcaTTGATAAAATTGTACTTAGAATTAGAAAAGTGATATGATACGATAaacattcgaaaaaaatttgaaatatatccTAATATCGTACTGTCGGGGATctatttcaataataatgaaattgtgCTATTATCTTATCACagatcataaaaaaaaatttgttgtaaacTGGGGTCTTAATATACTCTTgtggaaaacaattttcaagaaccagaaaaattacaaacattCATGCACAAACAATGAGCGAACAATCCATGCTAAAAGCAATTTCAATACCAAAAATGGGAGGATGGATGGTGGAtggaacaatttcaaaaataagctgttattaaaaaaaatgcatggTTCAATTTACCATTGTAGAAAATATTGCACGCAATACAACTTTTTACCtacgataaaaatcaatttcagatTAAAAAAGATAAATCGATATCCCAGACCTAACACTTTGGCATGGGGAaagtaaaatgtaaaattatttccgaACAGATGAAACTGTGAATAAATTCTACCTAAGTCAGAAATATTTGGCACAATATAAAACTAATTATGGATAACTGTTACACTAGTCCGAGTAACtgagtttcagatttttttgctATATCGTGTATCATTATATAGTAAAGAGAATCTTCTTCCAAGTAGAAAGTTTTCAGGAAAGCTTTAGCGTTTACGTCACAAATAAACTAAACTCGGAATTAAGCGATGATTCACAGCGCGCTACCTAATCACAgtaagaaaaattctgtacTTGAATTTGTAGTATTACGTGCGAAATTCCCACTCATCGcatggttttgaaaaaaatagcgACGACTCAAGGTATATTCGAAATACAAAATCAACCTTATAACCTCCTCGCTTACATTTCtaaatatataaagaaaaatgtcgCTGAAAAGCTTTGCCGAGCAACTCATGCAATATTGATCATAACACTCACCGATAAGCTTCTTGAGCACATGACTACCAGGTTCCTCGTTCCCAGCACCTTGAACGTCGAACCCATTGAACTCAGTTGACTCTTCGGAGCTGACATTTTCTCTCTCAGAAAGTTTTCTCTTTCTACCTCTCGTCTTTGGCTTGGAACCACTCTCGATGATGCTGGTGGAGTTGGCCTTGGATTTGCGCATTTTTCTCTTACCGAGGGTTCCCTTCTTCGGCGTTATTTTCAGGTCTCCATTAACCTCGGCGTCTTCTTCCTTACTGATATCAATCGCGTCCCCGAGTTCCGTCGACTCGTTCGCCTTTGAGTTTGCAACTTTTTCGAGGTTAGGCACTACCTCGGCGTTCCCGCCATTTACGTCCGCCGCATCCATATTTCTCACTCGTGCCCGAAAACTCAGCAGAGGCAAAAAAAAGAGGTccgaagaataaataaatatttacgatATAAATATTGGAGGTGTATTTAATTGCTTTATTTCGTTCAAAGCTACGTCTTATTATTACACCCTGACGTTTGTTAAACGCGTTATGTCCACTCTTCTATTATGGTACACTCCGCATTCATTTGTCCGCTAATTCACTGCCACGCTATTTACACAGCTCTGCCGATATACACTCTCCGAGAGCAGTAAATATAACCGAAAAACATCACGCCATAAACACTTGTCACTGTTTTTTAATCACGCTTGACTCGCTAACCGAACTTTCGCATAACTTTTGCACAAACCTCGCGGCTAAAATCGGTAACGAGCAAAACTTTTAGCTCTTTCCAACCTATATGATGTGATCTGTGAACCGAGCTGTTCTGTTCAGCGTCTGTAAAATGTTAAGCCGGAAGTCCCCGTACAGCAAGCCACCACTGCCACACAGGCGTCCACAATAGTTTTGAATTTCCACAGGTTTCTGCCTTATAATCATCGAGACAAGCCACCGGTGTAGAAGACGTAATATGTACGTGCTTTTACTAATTGCATCGCATTAGAATAAAACAATAACTAAACTTAAATACTAAACGAATGGCGAAGCGATGATTTTAAACTCCGCCCACTGACTGCAGTGCAACGTAGTAGAGAAGATTAAAATTATACGGAACAAGACCCTTCGATGAGATGATCGTTCAATATGTTTTAGGGTTTATTAATTAAGGGAAGAGACTTGACGATGACAAAGAAAGTTTATACTCAGGAAGCGCATGAGCGACTGTATAACTTGAATAAATACACGTTGatcttgtcatgtttacagaTTGTGACTCTACTCCCATCTACAGTTTTTTTCCTCTAGATTGTCAATTGATAATTACTACGAGATTCATTATGAAATGTCTGCGCATTCTCAAATCGCATTTCGTCAGATATTTCTGTgacgttaaaatttagaaataaatatttacagatATTGTGTGTAAAAATACTCGCAAAAGAAAATCTTAATCAAAGGTAAATGATTAACGTTGTGGCGCGACAGTCGCGCATAGCTTGTACATGCATGGACGTACGAACCAGCGTCCCTGTAGTTCCTTCCATCAATGGATCGTCATTGGTCGAACGATCGTTCCTAGCCAATAACATTCCGTCTTTTCATGGGAATAAGAgacttgaaaattaatttgctTTGATTTCAGGGTAtgtatgcacacacacacgcttACACGCATGTTAGGCAACACATTCTGATCGGCCGTCAAATCATTTGTTACATACATAACAACAATCTCCGAAGATGATCAAAAATTTGCTACCGCTTGCAACTGTTTCGTAAAGATGGTCGCACCGATATAATAGAATCGCGTGGCTACTCGGCACGCATTTgatacaataataacaacacaTTCGTACAtacaaacaaaattacaatacGCAAGGTGCGTGCGATCAGCAGCTATGAGCTACTTATATACGCCGTGTGCTGCCTATCTGTGTTGCACGATTTTGagctcaattattttttacctctCATGAATAACTAGGTGACAGGAACCCTTCTGTCCACACTCGTCAGaactatatttatatatataattggtgaataataataataaaattagtaACGAAACTAAATAAACATGTGTAATGTACAAAGAATGCGGTTCATATGTGATACGACTTACATCTTGGGGGGGGGGATGGTTCCGATAATTGGTACTCAATCTCGAGTTACGTTTCTTCGAACTCTGTTCACAAACGAGTTATAATTCGCTCGTCCATCGAGTTCTGAAATTTGGAAGTGTGGAAAATCTGGTTCACGTTCTGAAGCCATGGTTGTGGTATGGCTTGAGCTGCGAACCGATAACATATAGAATCAATTTCATGATTCGTTCGCCTCTGGATTCGGTATCGCATAATTGCGGATGAAGACGCTATTCCTGACACAGCTTGAGTGTAGCTGTTAGTTCTCCCTAGCTTTGCTGCTATGTTACGGAGTGGTTCAGGTTCTGAATCGTCTGGTGAACGTGATATAAAGGATACTTGGGCTAAGGATCCTGTAGTTGAAGTTGGGAAGGTTGCGATCGCTttacattttgaattttcaatatgatCTGCCACAGATTTTAGTAAATCCTGGAAAATTGGGATATTTGCGATGTTCCTTGGAAACACATCGTTAGCTGTAATCCCACCTGCTTCTAGGGTCACACGCTGATCTTCTGACAGCCTCTCTTTTCTACGCCAACCTAAAAGGTTTTCTGTAGGCAATTGAGCGGCCTCTAGATTAGGACGAAGACCTTCTGGAGGATCCCAGTGAATAGGGCCAACAGGCATAAGATCTGCCTGCATCTTCAGAACGGAAATGATTGGCGCGGGTATCGtttcatataatatataagtatTGGCATCAATGATACCATAGCTTCCGACCATTCCGTTAACCCGGTGATCAGTCAGTGTGGCTTGGAGTTGCAAATGGAATTCTCGTCCAGATGCATACCTAATATCTCCTATCCCTTGCAGATACATTTAGATATCTGTTGGTAATGGAAAGTCAAAATTTAGGGCCTGAGATAACTGTAGATGTTCAAGAGTGAGATGACCTCTTGAGCTTGAGATATCAAACAGTCTTTTCTAAAGTGCCACTGTGCAATAATATTGATAGGCACTAAAAGGAACATACTTCCTCATAGATCTATCGAAAGCCCTCTGGGCACCATATGATGTTTGGATGACTTGAGTGTACCCGCTAAAGTCCAGTTGGAATGTGCGCTCTCGAGCTACCTCAACGAAACCGTTGATTCCCTCGATAGTGAGCAGATCATTAATGAGTGGATCATTCTTCTCCATTGATGCGACTGAACTTTTGGCTTTGGGAGCCAAATCCAGCACGATATCCCTGGACTTGAAATCCTTCTTGGGATTAGTGCGAATTGTCTTAACCTTAGGGGTTTCTTCGACAGGGTGGGTCCCGGTTGAGTTAGTGTCGGCTGGGAGCGATGCTCCCCCACGACCCCGTCCGTTTCCTCTGTCTCGGAAAGTTTCGCGAAAGGTTCGACTCTGTTGCGGTTTGTGTTCTGATATGTTAATGGTGCTTTGTTTCATCTACTAGACTATTCACGCAAAATCACTAGAATTTTGGTtagtatatacgtacatatctACGTTTGAAGTTTGCACGTCTTTCTATCGTGATACGAGTTTTCAATGAGTTGTAGCTGCATGTAAcattcaaattaaatttttacaccTTACACAATACTTGTTGTAATCTCTAAATTGTTATtacaaatgaatatttttgttattgttacaTCGTATCCAGGCGAATAGGcatatttttctctattttgttCCTTCCCGTTACTGACCTGATATAATCTATGAGATTTTACATGTCGTGTATCGAATGATCGAAGCTAAGTAACATTTTATAAACCACCTCACTTGTGACGATTTTTCATGATACGGTTATGTgagtttttcacttactccaATCGTTTGCTGTACTTGTAAgcttttgttcaaattttattctgtGCAATTTACATATTAATTTTCCACTTAGATTTATGAGACTGTCTAATAACTTATTTTAAactttcaatattattttgtcataaataaatgttaaaaTTGTAAACACAGCTTTATATAACTGgaatgaatttataaatttcttgTACCATTTAATTACAAAGctgtggaaaaatattcaatttttgttggCACAGTTAACAGGGTGGCCACCCGtctggaaaaccgggaaatgtcagggaattccGTGAGCGGAATTGAGTGGCCACCCTggttaaaaaattgagaacaaGTTTCACTAGGCGAATATGATGTACAAAACATTTTGTGAACTTCTTTCGAAAGTATCAAGAGAATAGCAATAAAACCTGAACCATATCAAATTAATTCCAATTTAAAAAGTCATCAAAACTTTATAAAGTAATACACAAATACAGTCATTGTAACTTTGTAACAATAACGTAACAACTGAAATTAgtggcaatttttttcttcaatcacTCAATCTATGGATTTCATGTTTCAATCTTTTGCATGACTGCAAAGAAACGTCTAGGTTGGTTTTGCATACATGAAACTATCTTTAGCTACACGAACTTCTCAGCTTCTTGATATTCATGAACGTTCTGCTGTGACATAAttgggaaatttttgaatttacacAAACATGcagttgaaaagaaaacaattaatGTAACATTTGAGTTTAccaagagtgaaaaaaatactttactTTTGGGAGTCCGGTTTCAATCTAAAATTGGATAATGACCTGttaaattgtaagaaaaagtGGGTGTAACGGGATTAGAACTGTTAATATATGAACGTCTGCATAATCATATCATTAGTTTAGCCAATGCAGTTTAGCTTGTACAAGGACTAATAGGTTCGGTTTTGACATATCACGATATACCAAAtgcaatgtttttttaaaaaaaatcaaaactatACTTTTGCACATCCTACCAATGTCACTGCAGTTCACCCTTGTATTTATTGTCAGTTTTGATATTCAGAGCAGTCGTGAGAAAGGCTCTATACCAATGAAGCCATGCCTGAAGCTTTTTTTAAACATAAGAATTCACTATAAATACAAGGctgttcaattttacaaaataaggCCTTCCAGATTGCTTAGTCAATGTAtcatttgaaagaaaacattGGAGTGATGGAATTAGATAGCTTAAGATACCTTATTTACAATGTAGCTTTTATTCGATGttttaataattgataaacgactaaaaaaatgtttaaaaatccTGTATTGCTTATCACAAACACTAGATTTGTGGGGTGAAGAgtagagaaaatttgaattaattcagTTGTTTCCAATTGTGTTCACGATTAAATTTCAAGGAAAAAGCGTATTCTTCAAATGGAGCGTGCCCTAAAAACAGCGTCTGTGGATTTAAGAGTTATAATGGAGGCTCTTGTTCACGACTTGACCCTTGCGTTAGAAGAAAGTAGCAACAGCGCCAATGTGAGGCGTAGATGGGGTATCAGGAGAAGAGCAAGGTCAACAGGAAATATTCGTGAGTATAAGTGGCAGAGGAATAGATTATATACTAAAccaaatgatttttatttacgaaCAGAGTTTAGTGGCAATTGCatactataataataataatagatactGAATAATGTtttatgattaatttttcagcTTCTCTGAGTGCAAATAAGCATTCAGATGATAGTTCGTCCTCTATATGCGATGTACGCATACCAAAAAGTGCGACAGTCTCAAAATATCAGTCGGACAGCGATGACAATAACCAGACAAAAAGATTCGCTCGCTtttcaaacttgaaaaatatcaataacaTCGAAAGTGATtcagtaaatgaaaattttgcaccTGGAGCTAACACTAgacggaaaagaaaattcaagcGAATGGCTATCGACTCTGATTCTAATCCATCAACTTCACAGACTGTCACGATGATCCCGAGTTTGTCAGGCAAAAAGAAAAGGGGATTTCGGAACGATTGCAGACTTAGACATGAAACATGGTAATTAGACAGTTTCGCAATCTTATTCACTTCAGTTTGTTCACTTAAGATAAAAATGTTCCAAATCAGTGGAGTAGATAATTACATATCATGTTGATTTTAGGTGTGGCAAAAGGAAGAGGTCATGTCGCGAGCGTTCAATTGACTGTGAAATGCGATCTCCCAAACCAAAccgtaattcaaaaataaaaaaccgtGGTAAGATGCAAGCTGAGGATGTGATGGACTGCTCACGCATTTCTAACTCTAGTATTTCATCGAGTGATTCTGAAGGTGGAATAATTACCAACGATGAAGACCGCGAAGGTGagtttatattttaaatataacaTGTGTTTAAGTTATATAGATACTGTATTCCATTAAGATACTTTGAAATACTGGGGTGCCGATCTACCACTTCATGAAACTATAGTCGATAATGTAATATTGAACGTCATAAAAGGAAAAtgctctgttttttttttttcatttttttatgattaaaACGTGAGATATCCAATTCTGATGTTTCGATGGagataataatttctttatacaAGAAATGGAATTTTCTATGGTACGTTTATATActacatattatatactatACGTTTCACAACTTATttagttttcttcaaattggCGTGTTATAGAAAAGTTTAAGCAGTACGATTTCTGAGATATTCAACATTACGTAAACATAGTCCTTCACCCTTTCGAAAAATCTGTACAGTGACAAATTTTACTACGCGccaatttgaagaaaactaaATAAGTACTCAAACTCTATCATAGAAAGTTCCGTTCTttgtatagaaaaattattatcaaataaacGTCAGAATTGGATTtcttacgtgttaatcaaatcaAATGGCAACTACAAAATCTCGATGTGGTACagcttgaaaaaattgttctgcATTTTCCATTCACAAAGTTCAATATTTTGTTATGAACTATAGTATCATGAAGTgggagatggaaaaaaaaaaacaaagttatTTCTGAAGGCATTCTATTAAAcacgcatatttttttttcaagtgatgtgttcattacaattacgaaattttggcTTTCAGGCGATGATGAGCAATCCGATTGGATTGGAGATTCAGGATGGTGGGACGACGGGGACAGCACAAATGAAGAAAAGGTCAGTTCAGATCCGGCTTTGCAAGTAATACTACACGGTAGCTTTGAGCATTTAACCGATgaggcgaaaaaaaattatcgtcaaAG is a genomic window containing:
- the LOC107226983 gene encoding G patch domain-containing protein 2, which produces MLPHDPVRFLCLGKFRERKKRILQMERALKTASVDLRVIMEALVHDLTLALEESSNSANVRRRWGIRRRARSTGNIPSLSANKHSDDSSSSICDVRIPKSATVSKYQSDSDDNNQTKRFARFSNLKNINNIESDSVNENFAPGANTRRKRKFKRMAIDSDSNPSTSQTVTMIPSLSGKKKRGFRNDCRLRHETWCGKRKRSCRERSIDCEMRSPKPNRNSKIKNRGKMQAEDVMDCSRISNSSISSSDSEGGIITNDEDREGDDEQSDWIGDSGWWDDGDSTNEEKVSSDPALQVILHGSFEHLTDEAKKNYRQRMQWIRDGLSGREIRAGRRRVDNKPGYSIITSANEKVSRFLQDPSQSELKLHPMRQPEREKLRRLANLYSLSLKGDLSCPILYKTRHTTQAICVDQVSLNRISDYKRLRKTPPNSPNPDSEMQENELPISSVNFGTQITNQIQGIGSVESLTQTVNFGWDIPSTDLQIKPKFHSFGHSKSS